The genomic window CGGGGGCCAGTCGGACAGCGCGTGGGCGAGGCGCACGGCGACGCACGCGTGCGGCGCAGGGGTGGCCAGATGCACGGCGGGCAGCGGCTCGGCGATGCGGGCGTGAGCAGTGCGCGGTCGGGCAGTGCGGGCGCTTGGCCAGCGACACGGTGAGGCTGCGCGAGCAGCGGTGAGGGCGGCCAAGGGCATGGTCGGGCGGTGCGCGTGGAGGCAGCATGCGGAGAAAGCAGCAACGCAGCagccagcagcagcaggaggaagAGCAGCATCAGCAGCTAGGCAGGTCCGCGGCGCGGTGCAGACGAGCACGGCGCGTGCGCGCGCGTGGACGAGCGGCCGGAGCGGACGACGAGtgcggggagaggaggagaggctgggggcctcaccggggttgtagggcacggggcagtggggcgtggggaggacgacggggacgaggtGGCGACGGTGAGGATGGCGACGATGGCATAGGCGAGCGGcttgaggaggagacgaggaggcctCGGTGAGGTCTTCGGGCGGCGATGATCCAGCGTACGGCGACGAGGCGATGGGGACGGCGTCGAGGGGGTTTCGTCCCCGATCCAGATTTGGATCGAGGGAGGGGGAAATGTGGGAGCGAGTGGGGGTGGGTGCGTTGGGGGTTAGGGTTTGGTCGCCCATGGGGTTATGGAGGAGTGGGGGggcctgggccggctgggccggcctggctagcaaTTGGGCTGACGCCCAGATGGGGGGGTTTGCTCTttcctttttttgttagttttgttttttgtttttgttctttccCTTTGTctttaattttttttctgttttctcacATTTCCTATACattttagttttggaaaaatatctAGGTTGCGCCTAATTTAGTAAACCTAATTATGTCAcattccgaacatttttgttttgatatttgaaaacttttattgtttgtcaaaaatttaaatttgattttgaaacgttttgatccaacgcgagattagcaacagtaaccgaggtgacctggcatcgttaacgtggaattactgtagcctaattatgcGGGCGTCACAATCTCGCTGTGGTGGTGGTTGCTAGGGTTTGTCGGCGACGGGGGAGCAAAGCTTGCTCGATGTGGacggcgagtttggatgaggacagccccgccgcacggtcggcttaaaaaaggacaACCGCCGTCGCTGGCGCGTGGGCCAGTGGTCATAAATTAAGCGCGTGGGGACCGCGAGAAGGCGCGCGTGGCGTCCACGCCGACGcatttgggccgcaaatgcgtcaACGCGGACGCGAAGCTGacgtgatttgggtttgggtcggcaCGTTGGGCCGTCACTTTTGTCCatgccgacccaaacggatgcaggcggacgaaatgggtcggccctttggagttgctctaagatgccaaaaaatccaaccaaaatttaaGAATATTGAGAGTAGATCTCTCTAATTTGCACCAAAATTCCAAGTCTGGATTCGGCGGTGGAACCCGACCTTCTGTTTGGTCGTATGGAAAAGAAAGTACAAATTCgatcagaaaaaaaggaaaaagatagGCAACTCTCACAGGAGTCGCACAGGGTAGAAGCATTTTTCTTTTGCCTGAACTTGCCTTTTCAAGCTTACTAAGTTCAATCAACAGCCAACACTGATGCGCCAAAGAGTTACTGGCCGTTCGCGCATGGCAAAAACTGAACATCTGGACTAAATCACTAGAAAATGTGCAGCAAACAGTCAATTTAACTTTTTACAGAGTGTGCATGACATAATCCTAGACTGAAACTAGCAAACGCCCAGAGAAATGGCCCTAAAGCAAAACAGATACAAAAGAGGTGGAAGGATTCTCCATCTCATCAGGGCAGTGGACTAGCGATAACTGGCGTGACAGGCTCGTGCCCATGCACCCGGATGCGGTAAATGCACGTCAGCACGGAGCTTCCATGGTTTGAAGTGAAGTCCAGCCTAACCATGTTGACGACACCGACATCTGGGGCAGTTATATCGAATGTCTGGATATTGTTCTTGGCTAGGTCGTAAGTGAACTCAGTCAAGGCGTACATCTCTGCAGCATGGTTTGGTGGGGTCTCGGTATGTGTTCCTTGGTACCATCCGGATAGCCGGCAGTCCTTTGGAGCAGTGGACATGTCATACGCCACATCCTGCATGCCATACAACATTGTAAGTATAATAGCTTTGAACAGAGTGAAAAATATCCAAGACCAAATTACGTATTTAACCTAGGGCAGTGAATTGAACACGTAATGAGTAAGAAATATTTCATCAGTAAAACTCTCAAATGGAACTTGAATATGAATAAATTGTGTGCAAACATGAAAATAAATGACTAGGTTGATATTCACAGCTGTGTAATTTGGTAACCGGGTGCACAGACTTGCAGACTGTAGAGGACATATGGGAGTCAGATGAAACAGCTAAGATATAAATATATTGACAAAGGTTTCAAAACCAACTATTTTAATTTTCTTTGTGGTTGAAATAGATACTCAATATGTGTGCTCAAACAAATGTATCGAATTTGCAAAAAAGAATTTGATATATGGTGCTAATTTCCACCATTTTAATtacagtttttttctttttatgttAAGATAACCAGTATCCCAACACCATCAATTTATCAGCAGGAACTTTGGATTAAGCATGACCATCAAAAGAAAGAAACGGCAAGCCCTTTTTTACAGTATAATGTGtcttgcaagaatattgtccatatatatatatatatatatatatatatatatatatatatatatatatatagggaaaatccatcctaccacctggtggtagttaccccacatatctcatatactaccatgtggtactatatagactattttattattttaaatatgttcatatactatatctaagatatttcaaagcaagttacatgaaaaaattgcatacgagtccatagtttttgttatatttgtgaaatacgtacatatttgtacgtaacaaagagcatactcaaaatattatacatactacctaaaaattagtatatatactaccaaaACActattatatactacatactacacatacatactctcggtttcaacagatactacatacaacatacaaaacgcaagtggtggtaactaccactgcttgtaggaaacatttgtcctaaaTATATATAAAGACCAGGGTCAGAAAAAAAAACCAATAAGATCTTTTGGAACAGACAAATAAATCATGAGACCACAAGTCAAAATGAAGAGGGCCAAAATGGAAGCGTATTGCAAGGATAAGCATACTAATGCCAGAGTTTATGGTTGCCCACTTCGCTTCAACGATGACTAACCTGACATATTTTTTCCCAAAATAATTACTGATAGAGTAAACACTGTTAACTATCAAGAATAACCAGGTTTACAAAAATAAAAGCCCTTTACTATTACATTTCCAATAAGCATCAAAAGGCCATAACCTGATACAAGTATGTGCTAAATCAGTACTCCCTCGGTCCGGGTTTACAAGGCCTATTAACTTGTCTCAAGTCAAACCATTTTAAACCTGACCGATTTTATAGAAAATAATAGCAGCGTGCCAGCGTCTACACTATCCAATCAATATCACTAGATCTATGATGAACTATGTTTTCATAAATTTATTTATTGCATActgtactacctccgtttcagtttacaagtcctacgcgtatacgtaggttgccaattttatcaccctaatataaactatataacacaaaaattataccttttgaaagtagaaactccaaagtttatgttggtatattttttataatatataacttgtattaggttggtcaaattgacgacctaggggtacgcgcacgccctgtaaactgagagagaggtagtataTATTGAATTTTTTTGGATCAACTTAAGTTTGACAAAGAAAAAACAAGGACTTGTAAACCTAGACAGAAAGAATATCACATTTACCTCCTATTCTTTAGGCAGGTTGCCTATAGCAGGAAATGACGCAACAATTAAGTTATTTGTTACAAGGATGAGAACAAAATGAGACAAGAGTCACAAGACTACACAACAAACTTGAGCCTCCAGCCAACAATAAAAATAACAGTCAAAAAATACTTGAATTCTActttagaagttcaaatttaacaGGAATAAAAGAAAACAGAGGTATCATTGGCTTCAACTAAGATCAATCATATGCCAAATGCTGAAATGGTGAAGTATAGTTCACTGGCTCAGAATTGTGATGAGTTTGCTGGAAATATATTAGTATAGTTATTGAATAAAACTAGATGATAGCCCGCGCATTGCTACAGGAATCGGTTGCAACGTGTTCCCATGCGGTTTGGTGGTACATATTATATTTGCTTATTGTATAGTcgaaaaatatttattgaatacaAGTAGCATAATATAATGGAAAACTTTTTCCCATAAATGTTGAGGTGGCATGTGTGGTGAGGTGGGAtgtgtgcatgttgagataaatacaAGTATGGGGATCAAATAATAATGAAAACTTTTTCCCATGCATGTGGAGTGGGCCTTTGATGAGATGGCAtgtgtgcatgttgagataaatatatgtaatggggatcaactatttaggtatataTAGGATGTGGTATTAAACAAAAGCTTAATGTTTGAGAAACAAATCAGGAAGTGCTGCATCAGAATGTTCTGTGTCAAAAAAAAATAGCATTCACAAAGTTTTTAAGAAGAACAATTATTCAGAGAAAATAGAGTGTACTGATAGTACTTGTGACTAGACATAAAGGCTTAAGAATACTAACAACCAAACAGATGTAGTCAGTAATTCGTATAAAATGATCTAGAATTGACCTCCCAACATACCATGATAGTACCCAAATGCTACAAGGGAATATGCATCAAAACCCTTAAGCAAAATCACTCAGCGGCCGCAAAAAAATTATACTTTAAGCCCCTTAAGGATCTGTGCCACACGACAAACATGAACAATTTGCATTCACAAACAGCCGACTAACCATACTCCCAACATTTTGGTCAAACTATCTATTTCATGAATGAGCTTGAAATATATTAGGGCACCAAATAACTGAACGCAAAGTGAACAGAGAATACTATAGTAAATGGGTGTCAGGAATATTACCTTGGAGACATGCTCCAGTGTGATTGCCTCAGGGATTATCCCCTTCCTCAGTTGGATCTCCACAAACCCACTACTTCCCTTCAAGGGAAAGCACTGCCCGGGCTCCCCAAAGCTCGGCTGAAGTATCTTCTGTGACTGGTCACCATTGTCTCCACCACCAAATGGTAATGCAGAAAGAAGACCACCACGTTTCCCAGCATCATATGCCTCCGAGTAGCGGACAACTCTCCCCCCAGCAGACCCCACGGCATAGTCCACCCTGCCAACCCCATCGGCGGCATGCTTCTCTATTTCCCTCATGACGATCTCCCTGGCCAACGCGCGGACCTGATCCAGATCGACCTCAGTGCCAGAGTTGGAGCCTAGGCTCTCCTTGAACTCATCCAGGAATGCTTCAAACTGGTCCTTCCTGAGGAACTCCATCCGCCTGAGCCCGCCCAGCGCGTCGTTCAGCTCGTCGGTCCTGGCGTCCAGCAGGTTGAGCTGTCCCTCGATGGCAAGCCTCTTCTCCTCAAGCAGCGCCGCTAGCTCGCCCCGAGCGGCCCCAACCTCGCCGTCGATCTTGCGGTCCACGGCCTCGAGCTGCACCTTCAGCGCCCCGaaggcgcgggcgagggaggcctCGACGTCGTTGACACGGGCAGTGTAACCCGCGAGCGCAGCGTCGTCGGGCTGCGCGAGAGGGGCTGGGTGCGCCCAGCGCCAGGCCTGGTCCCCCAGGTAAAGGAGCACGGCTAGGAGGGCTGCGTTCTTGGCGGCGACGCTTAGCGCGGTCTGCCACCTCGGCCGACCGGAGGACGACAGCCCCTTCTTCCGCCGCGCCTGGGACAggggcgcagcggcggcggcggcagcggcagcggtgcGCGACGTCGGGGTGGAGGGGTGCGGGCGCTGGTCGAGGAGGAGGACCGGCCGCTTGCGcaccggggcggtggcggcggggaggcgggATGCGACGGGGCTGGGGTCTAGGGCCACCGGGGTGACGGGGCTGGCCACCGCAGCGGCGGAGATGGAAGGGGACGCCATGGGTGGGGGGAATCTGGTTCGAGGGGGAGACGGTTGGGTGGAGTCGACTTTGGGGGGAAATCGGTGGGGAATTCTGGGGAAATTGAATAGGGTGGGGATTGAATCGAATGGAGTGAAGAGAGGGAAAGGAACAGCGTGGCAGGCACGCATACGCTGCTCAGGAAGAAAAGTTGAAACGACGGCCATTGTTCCTGTGGTCACCGACGGGTGGGGACGCGGGCCAGGAACAACACTTTCACATATCCACACGCCTAGAACGTCGGCTCGAATCAGTTTCGATGGTTTTGCGAGGAACTGTCCGTGAATTTGTGAGGAAGTATAGAGGAGACCGTGGGATGACTTCTAATAAAGCTCGTTTCATTAACTTAAAAAGAGTGCCGATATTCGCCCCACGTGTGACATCTTAGACATACGCCCACACAGCCTATGTGGCATAATTAGAATGCAACCCACACGGGTTATGTGTGGACGAATATGAGAATTGCCCACACATGTGGGCGCAACTATTTCGTGCCCCCACGTCCAACAACTACTACTCATCCTCACCCCGCGCGTGTCGCACGAGGCAAATCCGTCGCACATCCCGGCACACCTACGTTGGTTATCCGTGGGAAGACACTTTAGTTATCCctgggatggcaactttagttatcCGGGTTGCAAATCTAGTTATAAACGCATGGCAACTCTCTCTATTTAGATTAACTATAATTATCCGCGGGTTGACACTTTAGTTACCCGGGATAGTTGTCATGTGTGATCCAACCATAGTTGTCATGTATGGTTAATcacagttgtcatgtgtgtttatctgATTGCCACGTACACGAAACTGAAGTTGCCATCTAGCAACGAATcatagttgtcatgtgtgtttacctagttgaaACGTAcgtgcaactgcagttgccatctaacAACGTACGAGCGTCGTGTGGGCAAAAGGTAGTTCGCCCACACGTGCATGGACTAGGTGGTGACTGTGTGTACAGAAACTTGTTCGCCCACACGGCACAACTGGCAACCAAGCGTTGCGGGTCGTGTGGGCGAAATCTCCACCGCCCACACGCACGATGATGCCCACGTGGCACTGGAATTCCAACAGATTCCTTTAGGATTCGTGCAAAACAGAATTAACGTGGATCAAGGCGTGTGGGCGAAGTGCaaagatgccacacgtgtgggcgttatcatttgGGTAAAAAAACACGTTTCATCAACTCTTTTGTTCGAATGTTTAATTAGGACCCCTTTGAAGAATCTACACGTGTGTTTCCTATACCAGAAAAAGAATATGCCGGTGCCGACTTGTAAGATTAATATCATATTGTATGTATTTTTCTTTCTAATGACTTGTTACACGGCCACTGCTGCAGGATGCCTAGTAGTGGCGGGCGAGAAAAATCCAGCAATGATGAGCCAGGGTCCCAGGCGTGCCCGTCACTTACCTCCCGCCACTGCTATAACGACATCAGTGGCGGGCGTGCAGGATTGCCCACTACTACTGAGGTTACTGCAGTGGCGGGCAGGGAGGCGCGTGAtacatcttcgtcgtatctataattttttattgtttcatgccaatattctataatttttacatacttttggcaactttttatactatttttgggactaacatattgatccagtgcccagtgccagttcatgtttgttgcatgttttttgtttcgcagaaaatccatatcaaccagagtccaaacgggataaaaacttacagagatttttttggaatatatgtgaattttgggaagtggaatcaacgcgagacgatgcccgaggggcccacgagggtgaggggcgcgccctgggccctcgtggccactccgtaaggcggttggtgcccttctttcgtgCAAAAAAACTAATATCCAAATAGAAACCGTGTTAAAATTTtagctcaatcggagttacggatctccaggaatttaagaaacggtgaaagtgcagaatcagggagcgcagaaacagaaggaaacagagagagagagagagagagagagagagagagagagagagatccaatctcggaggggctcccgcccctccgccgccatggaagccaaggaccagaggggaaacccatcTCTCATCtggggggaaggtcaaggaagaggaagaagaaggggggctctctcccctctctcccggtggcaccggaacgccgtcggggccatcatcgcgacaatgatctacaccaacaacttcaccgccgtcatcaccaactcttcccccctctatgcagcggtgtaacccctcttttacccgttgtaatatctacttaaacatggtgctcaactctatatattatttcccaataatgtatggctatcctatgatgtttgagtagatccgttttgtcctatgggttaattgatgatcgtgattggtttgagttgtttgttttattggtgatgtcctatggtgctcttcgtgtcgcgcaagcgtgagggatccccgctatagggtttgcaatatgttcatgattttcttatggtgggtggcgtgagtgacagaagcacagacccgagtaagtaggttgtttgcgtatgggagtaaagaggacttgatgccttataatgctatggttgggttttaccttaatgatctttaatagttgcggatgcttgctagagttccaatcataagtgcatatgatccaagaagagaaagtatgttagcttatgcctctccctcaaataaaattgcaataatgattaccggtctagttatcgattgcctaaggacaaataactttctcgtgacaaaacgctctctactgaaactaacttagttgtgtctttatctaaacaacccgagcttttatttacgtgctctttattatctagCAAACCTagccaacaacacctacaaagtacttctagtttcataattgttctaggtaaagcgaacgttaagcgtgcgtagagttgtatcgatggccgatagaacttaagggaatatttgttctaactttagatcctcgttggattcgacactcttacttatcgaaagaggctacaattgatcccatatacttgtgggttatcaatgcgcCCTCTAGTGCTTACAGTTTAAGCAGTGGCGGCCTTCATGCAGCGCCCGCCACTGATTGTTGCACCAGGCTAGAATGAAAAACGCTGCCGTGACAGCATATATTATGCTACCACAGCAGTGTTAGGATGCAAATAGGGGACGATTATCAATTAAATGCAAGCAAATAAGAAATAAAACTAGTGATAATAACTAAAATAAAGAATTAAGAATAAACGAGTTACACATAATACATGCATGGTCATCAAATGTAGTGCATGACGCCAAATATGTTTAGTCACGGTTTCAAATTTGCCAGCTGCAATAAGCTAGGTTAGGCTCTTTTATTGGTTGGACTCATCTTCTTCAAAATTATTATAGAATAGGCTGAATGACGATGAGAGGACCTCCTTGTTTATCATAGTCGCAAACTTAACTTGTAGTTCCTGGAGCAGTAAGCCAGCTTCGGCCGAATTGTTTTGTACTTCTTGGCCCCATTTGAGATCTTATCATGCTGATTTAACATTTTCGTGGATCGTATGAATTTTCCATCTGAATGCAGGTGTAGAAGTCACAGGTCAGACTAGTTGGCGGTTGTTGCATACAAGATAGAGTGTTCCGTCTAAAGGCAATCATTTTCTTTCCACTTCCTTTGTAGTTTTTTTTCAACCGTGTGGCCTCCTGTAGTATTTCAATCAAAAAGACAATAATCGAGAAGGACCGTCAGGAGGGACTAGTCCTTTCCCGGGCTCTTCGTGGAATCCAGAAAATAACAATTGCACCTTTGCGGTCTTAGCACTAGGAGAACCCAATGGTTGTTGCGCAAAACAGAATAAACATACCGCGATCATGACAAATTTTGAGACGTGAAAACATATATGAAGAAAAAAGGTACAAAAGCGAAAGCGTAAATCCAGAGAAGGATGTACATGGGTCGGTACGGCACGAGGAGGAAGTTTTTAAGCTTGTTTTGTTGCATGAAATTCAGAAGGTAACTCTTCATGCACCACCTCCCTTCCTCATTTTTTAGGTTTTCCTCATTCACGAGATAAGGATCGGCTATGGCAATATCGAAAATATTCTTGCTTCTTACCTCAGTGGCTCAAAAAAggtcttttacatctgtgtccctaactcgaacacactactcacatttgcccctaattcgaaagcctgctcaaaaatgtccctccgccgttaggtgcccttacagaaatgcccttccgttccgtttccgtccggtcaaaggggtttgaccgtctacggggcgtttgttggacattttgcccttgcctccatttgccacttacatgtgggacccagtcagaaaaaataaaaaggaaaaactctccctctcaccctctctcacacacacttacatgtgggccccaaacaaaatagataaataaaaaaatCTCTCCCACCTCTCTCCCCTGCCTCACGAACTCTTTGAActaataaaaatatataaaaaaaacttTCTCTCAcgacctctctctcccccttacaTGTGGGCCACAGGAGGCTTGCGTGGCTTGGCCGATGatggccatcgccggcgaggggcggcgcaccCGCGGGTGAGCAACAAGGGGCGGACGCAGCAGTAGTCGCAGCTGCCATACCATGATGAATCAAGTGCGCAGGCAAGGGGCGGCGCACCTGCTAGCCCTCCTGTTCTATTAGAGAACAAACAATGTCCAGATCTCGCCGCCGTTGACGCAGTTCATTGTTTTCGTGGCAAGAGTCGATCCCAAGCCTCAAAAGCATGTCCATTAGCTTCTTATATTCCTATAGAGTCTTCCCTATGGATGAAATCAACAGAGGTGTCGTAAATCGTTGAATTGGTCTTCGTCTTCTCCGCCTCTGATGTCGTGCTGCCGCGCCTCGATCTCCTCGTCTAGGCCACCCGGACGCTCTCTGTTGGCTTCCTAGTAAATCTGTGATGCTTCTACACCTACTAGATCCGTCGCCGCCGAGGATTACATCCCCGAGCAGTCGACCCACAAACAGCCGCTCTCTCCCTAGCGCCACCGCTCGCCGCGGCAAGCTGTTGTCGTTGCCCCGGTCGTTGATCATCCCACATCTTGCTGTTGTGCTTCCTGACCACGCCGGCGTGCTTGCACCTCCCCATACCCCCTCCGGCGTGTTCCCGCACCATCCAGTAGGACGCCGACGAGCTCGCACACTCGCTGGAGTACAGTGTAATTAGATTAGGGCCAGATCCTATTAGTTCTGACTAAGCTAGACACTAACCAGCGGGTCCTCCTATCTAAATCCAATAAATATTGTTCAACA from Triticum aestivum cultivar Chinese Spring chromosome 3B, IWGSC CS RefSeq v2.1, whole genome shotgun sequence includes these protein-coding regions:
- the LOC123069651 gene encoding SUN domain-containing protein 1, with the protein product MASPSISAAAVASPVTPVALDPSPVASRLPAATAPVRKRPVLLLDQRPHPSTPTSRTAAAAAAAAAPLSQARRKKGLSSSGRPRWQTALSVAAKNAALLAVLLYLGDQAWRWAHPAPLAQPDDAALAGYTARVNDVEASLARAFGALKVQLEAVDRKIDGEVGAARGELAALLEEKRLAIEGQLNLLDARTDELNDALGGLRRMEFLRKDQFEAFLDEFKESLGSNSGTEVDLDQVRALAREIVMREIEKHAADGVGRVDYAVGSAGGRVVRYSEAYDAGKRGGLLSALPFGGGDNGDQSQKILQPSFGEPGQCFPLKGSSGFVEIQLRKGIIPEAITLEHVSKDVAYDMSTAPKDCRLSGWYQGTHTETPPNHAAEMYALTEFTYDLAKNNIQTFDITAPDVGVVNMVRLDFTSNHGSSVLTCIYRIRVHGHEPVTPVIASPLP